In Propionispora vibrioides, the following proteins share a genomic window:
- a CDS encoding heavy metal translocating P-type ATPase, translating into MALKKLSGNKAPRKTTCPSDCCSSGSGQAVKLEPAATCGCCPPPSSVSVTEPGCSCCEAESVPSLAESACDCCHDGAAIAAPAAKPCECCVPAGTKQESSQTPATVTGTSTFTVDGLDCADCAAKLGKGISKLTGVMDAHVNFATAKLKVTYDQTKLQPSQIEKAVSSFGYQAALLPAAGGPSGAQQSVFQVSGLDCGDCAVKLEKRVAALTGVVSARVNFAAGKLTVEHTAPVADILQAVKQAGYQAERLTAGPRRPETKAAWWTNRRTQATIVSGVILGLSTVLEWLNYGDTVLIPLYAAAAVIGGYNAAKSGLYGLRAFTFDMNFLMTVAVIGAAAIGEWSEGATVAFLFSFGNTLQAYTMDKTRQSIRALMELAPPEALVRRNGTEERLPVEEIVIGDIMIVKPGDRIAMDGIVKSGLSAVNQATITGESLPVEKTAGDTVYAGTVNAHGALEIEVTRIAADSTLAKIMHLVEEAQAQKAPSQQFVDIFAKYYTPAVLLAAAGIMILPWLFFSQPFAPWFYKGLVLLVISCPCALVISTPVSIVSAIGNSSRNGVLIKGGAYLEQMGGIQAIAFDKTGTLTHGRPVVTDILPMGETTETELLSLAAAVEKWSEHPLAVAIVDKARSLPLQPAANFKALVGRGAQADINGQTVYIGNRRLFEKLGLSLEQTQAAMVHLEEQGKTVMLIGSAQTIWGLIAVADTLRDNSRAAIRQLRQAGMKHIAMLTGDNSRVAAAIAETLTLDAYYSDLLPQDKVTTVQKLTNEYGTVVMVGDGVNDAPALAAAKVGVAMGVAGSDTALETADIALMADDLGKLAYVINLSRKTVAVIKQNIGFAVLIKVVFILLTFLGFVDLWLAVLADMGSSILVTLNGMRLMQKISYKV; encoded by the coding sequence ATGGCTTTAAAAAAACTATCAGGAAATAAAGCTCCCCGGAAAACCACCTGCCCAAGTGATTGCTGCTCATCAGGTTCCGGACAAGCAGTCAAGTTGGAGCCGGCTGCGACTTGCGGCTGCTGCCCGCCGCCAAGCTCTGTGTCTGTTACCGAGCCCGGTTGCAGTTGTTGCGAGGCTGAATCAGTCCCATCATTAGCCGAGTCTGCCTGCGATTGCTGCCATGACGGAGCGGCCATCGCCGCCCCGGCTGCCAAACCTTGTGAATGCTGTGTTCCTGCCGGCACAAAGCAGGAAAGCTCCCAAACTCCGGCAACGGTCACCGGGACCAGCACCTTTACGGTAGATGGCCTGGATTGCGCTGACTGCGCGGCTAAATTGGGAAAGGGCATTAGCAAACTAACTGGTGTAATGGATGCCCATGTTAATTTCGCTACTGCCAAACTGAAAGTCACCTATGATCAAACGAAGCTCCAACCGTCCCAAATTGAAAAAGCGGTCAGCAGCTTTGGCTATCAGGCTGCTCTCCTTCCCGCCGCGGGTGGTCCGTCCGGCGCTCAGCAATCGGTCTTCCAGGTTTCCGGTCTGGACTGTGGCGATTGCGCCGTCAAACTGGAAAAACGCGTTGCTGCCCTGACCGGCGTAGTATCCGCTCGGGTAAATTTCGCCGCCGGCAAGCTAACGGTAGAGCATACCGCCCCGGTTGCCGACATCCTGCAGGCAGTTAAGCAGGCCGGTTATCAAGCCGAACGCCTGACGGCGGGCCCGCGCCGGCCGGAGACCAAAGCGGCATGGTGGACCAACCGGCGGACCCAAGCGACGATAGTATCCGGCGTTATTCTGGGTTTGTCCACAGTGCTGGAATGGCTGAACTATGGCGACACCGTGCTCATCCCCCTGTATGCTGCCGCCGCCGTAATTGGTGGGTACAACGCCGCCAAAAGCGGACTATACGGGCTACGCGCCTTTACCTTTGACATGAATTTTCTAATGACTGTAGCCGTGATTGGCGCCGCGGCCATCGGCGAGTGGAGTGAAGGCGCAACCGTTGCCTTTTTGTTCTCCTTTGGCAATACCCTGCAGGCCTATACGATGGATAAAACCCGCCAATCCATCCGGGCGCTGATGGAACTGGCCCCGCCCGAGGCATTGGTACGGCGGAATGGCACAGAAGAACGGCTGCCGGTGGAAGAAATCGTGATTGGTGATATCATGATCGTCAAACCGGGCGATCGGATTGCTATGGACGGCATCGTAAAAAGCGGCCTGTCAGCTGTCAACCAGGCCACCATTACCGGCGAATCACTGCCTGTGGAAAAAACGGCCGGCGATACGGTGTATGCCGGGACGGTCAATGCGCACGGCGCTTTGGAAATCGAGGTCACCCGGATTGCCGCTGATTCCACTTTGGCCAAAATCATGCATCTGGTGGAAGAAGCCCAGGCCCAGAAGGCACCGTCCCAACAATTTGTCGATATCTTCGCCAAATACTACACCCCGGCTGTTTTACTTGCCGCTGCCGGCATTATGATCCTTCCCTGGTTGTTCTTCAGTCAGCCCTTTGCACCTTGGTTTTACAAGGGGCTGGTGCTGCTGGTTATTTCCTGCCCATGCGCCCTGGTCATCTCTACCCCGGTGTCCATTGTATCGGCTATCGGCAACTCCTCCCGTAACGGCGTGCTGATTAAAGGTGGCGCTTATTTGGAACAAATGGGCGGCATTCAGGCTATTGCCTTTGATAAGACCGGCACTCTGACCCATGGCCGCCCGGTCGTCACTGATATCCTGCCAATGGGCGAAACTACGGAAACCGAGCTTCTGTCGCTAGCCGCAGCGGTGGAGAAATGGTCCGAACATCCGCTGGCTGTGGCAATTGTCGACAAAGCCCGGTCGCTTCCCCTGCAGCCGGCGGCCAATTTCAAGGCCCTGGTGGGGCGCGGCGCGCAGGCCGACATCAACGGACAAACGGTCTATATCGGCAACCGCCGGTTGTTTGAAAAACTAGGCCTGAGTCTAGAACAAACACAAGCCGCCATGGTCCACTTGGAAGAGCAGGGAAAAACGGTTATGCTGATTGGCTCAGCTCAGACCATTTGGGGCTTGATCGCCGTAGCGGACACCCTGCGGGACAACAGTAGAGCCGCCATCCGGCAATTGCGTCAGGCCGGCATGAAACACATTGCCATGCTGACCGGAGACAATAGCCGGGTTGCCGCCGCCATCGCCGAAACCCTTACCCTCGACGCCTATTACAGCGATTTATTGCCCCAGGACAAAGTGACCACCGTACAAAAACTGACCAACGAGTACGGCACAGTCGTCATGGTCGGGGACGGCGTCAATGACGCCCCGGCGCTGGCCGCTGCCAAGGTTGGCGTAGCCATGGGCGTAGCCGGCTCGGATACGGCGCTGGAAACAGCCGATATCGCTTTGATGGCCGACGATCTGGGCAAGTTGGCCTACGTCATCAATTTGAGCCGTAAGACAGTTGCCGTCATCAAGCAAAATATCGGTTTCGCCGTATTGATTAAAGTAGTGTTCATCCTGCTTACCTTCCTCGGTTTCGTCGATCTGTGGCTGGCAGTGCTCGCCGACATGGGTTCTTCCATTCTGGTCACGCTGAACGGTATGCGGCTAATGCAAAAAATAAGTTATAAAGTGTAA
- a CDS encoding ArsR/SmtB family transcription factor translates to MKKYSCDSDLCEQLCEHPQNICLAKSDMLPEGEARQITEMFRLLGDMTRFKILQALSKRELCVCDIAAVLQMAQSAVSQQLRLLRGAHLVKYRKEGTLAWYSLNDDNIAVLLQQGLDHIRHNERD, encoded by the coding sequence ATGAAAAAGTATTCCTGCGATTCCGATCTGTGTGAACAATTATGTGAACACCCTCAGAATATTTGTCTGGCCAAAAGTGATATGCTGCCGGAAGGAGAAGCGCGGCAAATAACGGAAATGTTCCGGCTGTTGGGCGATATGACCCGGTTTAAAATACTACAGGCTTTATCCAAACGGGAGTTGTGTGTATGCGATATTGCAGCGGTGCTGCAAATGGCGCAATCGGCCGTTTCGCAGCAGCTTCGCTTACTGCGTGGGGCCCATTTGGTTAAGTATCGTAAGGAAGGGACGCTGGCGTGGTATTCGCTTAATGACGATAACATTGCCGTGTTGCTGCAGCAAGGGTTGGATCACATCCGGCACAATGAGAGAGACTGA
- a CDS encoding ArsR/SmtB family transcription factor codes for MLTIKYPNDVCEQSCDHQDVVNTAKQEVLADRQAQQVAEIFRLLGDTTRVKILQSLSRRELCVCDIATIVEMSQSAVSHQLRLLRNARLVKYHREGKLAWYSLDDNHVGSLLAQTIAHISHE; via the coding sequence ATGCTGACGATTAAATACCCTAATGATGTGTGCGAGCAGTCTTGCGATCATCAAGACGTGGTTAACACTGCAAAACAAGAAGTGCTTGCTGACCGCCAAGCGCAGCAAGTCGCTGAGATCTTTAGGCTGCTCGGAGATACTACCAGGGTAAAAATTTTACAAAGCTTATCTCGGCGCGAACTATGCGTTTGTGATATTGCCACCATTGTGGAAATGAGTCAGTCGGCGGTATCTCATCAGCTGCGCTTGCTGCGTAATGCTCGTCTAGTTAAATATCACCGCGAAGGAAAACTAGCCTGGTATTCGTTGGACGACAACCATGTTGGCTCTTTACTGGCGCAAACGATTGCTCATATTAGTCATGAATAG
- a CDS encoding transposase: NQNHMSKRGSPYLRRAIWLAANVAKIHNPILKDFYTQKIAQGKHSFSATGAVARKLTYIIHAVLRNQKPYVPLA, from the coding sequence CAACCAAAATCATATGTCCAAACGTGGCTCCCCTTATTTGCGCAGAGCTATCTGGTTAGCTGCTAATGTTGCCAAAATACATAACCCCATTTTGAAAGACTTTTACACCCAAAAAATCGCTCAAGGCAAGCATTCTTTTTCCGCAACTGGTGCTGTTGCTAGGAAGCTCACATACATAATTCATGCAGTTCTTAGAAATCAGAAACCCTATGTGCCTCTAGCTTAA